In the genome of Acaryochloris sp. CCMEE 5410, the window CTTTGTAAAGATACAAACTCGTTATTGCGCACCAGGTCCAAACCATCCCTGGGTTGCCAATCACTGAAACCTTCGTTGACGGGAAGCACCGCATCTCGCTCCCCCTGATAGTAGCGTTCCGCCCCTGCAATGGCCTGCTCTATAACGTCATCCGGGATGACGGGTGGAGTAACAAACCAGCCATGCTGACGATAGAAGGCAACATCTTGGTCCGTGGGTAGTAGAGCTTGCTGCTGAGGACTTAAGGATTGCTCCAGAGGCTCCCATTGCATGGTGGATAGGGCTTGAGGCCTCATGGATCTAGGGTCCCCATAAACTCTTCTGAAGTCGCAAAGCCCTCTTGGTTAATGCCATCTCGCTTCAGAACTTTCCACACGGTCAGGGCCAGGATTTTGCAGTCCAGCCATAGGGACCAGTGGTCAATGTACCAAACATCCATTGCGAATTTAGATTCCCAACTAATGGCGTTGCGGCCGTTAATTTGGGCTAGCCCTGTGATCCCCGGCAATACTTCATGGCGGCGATTTTGTTCTGGAGTATAGCGATCAAGATACTCGACAATCAATGGGCGAGGTCCCACAAGACTCATATGACCGAGGAGCACATTCCATAATTGAGGCAGCTCGTCCAAGCTGGTTTTACGAATAAACTGGCCAAAGGGCGTCAACCGCTGTTCATCTGGCAGGAGTTGGCCATTGCCATCCAGCTGATTGGTCATGGTCCGGAATTTATAGAAGGTAAAAATTTGGCCATTTTTACCCGGGCGAGGTTGGGTAAACCAGGGGGGCCAACCCATCTTGATACAGATTGCGATCGCAATCATCCCCAACACCGGAGTTAGCAGAATTAGCGCCAACAAAGCAACGGTGCGATCAATCACCCACTTCAACACAATCTGAATTTGGTGGTGGACAGAGGAAGGAGCCATGATGATCAATCGTCAAAGTCACCAAAAGATGAACGAATTACCTTGGTTACTGATAGACCCCTCACTCTGGGAGAGGACATTACAGCAATACAATCAACTGATTCAATTACTGCGAAAATTTTCTTTGATAGAACCTGAATAGATCTTGAGAAGAACTAATATTTTGATAGGCCAAAAAATATTAATTAATTATTGAATTTACAATAATCACTAACCTTTGCATCAGTATAGTCCTTTATGAAAAAAAATTGAACTAAATTAATTTTGATGCTATCAAGCTTTTTTAAAGCGAGAAAAAAGTCTGTTTGCTCATATCGATGACGCTAAAGCCATTCGAGTCTAGTAAAGATCGTAATGGTTGCTATGGAGTAGCAGCTGTTTGGCACTAGCTCGAGTCGCTTCGACCATCCTTTATCAACAGCATAGAATGTTTTTAAGCTAGACTTCCCTATGCCCTGATTAAGGCAACTGAACCCAGGAAGATAATTATCAGCCGTCGAGGATTATTGTGTTATCCACTGGCAAGTCAAGAGGGTTCGAGGTTGATCACTATCGAGAACGGAAAGGATATTGACGGGTTGCCAACAGTTCAGAAGTGATCATTATCAATCGAGCAGATAACTGTAGAATTAAACGTTTTCCTCATGCTTCAAACTGTGCAGGAGATAAAGGTTAGCTATTTTTTAGAAATTCCATAGATGTTTTACACCCCATATCGAATTTTTTTATATGAGGCCAAGAACACATTCACATTGACCGTTAAGATCTCTTTTCTAACAGATATAGTCCCCCTTGCTCTATCAACTTGTATTCTGGGAGACAAATGATTTAGCTTAAGCCCAAGAAGCGCTGGGAGACAAACCAACCTAGAAACCGTCACCTATAGTGGGAGAACATCAAAGCCCTAGCGGCCTGGTAAATCCTTTCCTGGACTGGGAGCCTATATGTCTCGGCTGTTTCGTTCCAACCATCCATTTCACTTACTGCTGTATTTGGAATGGATTTTGTTGGGAGTTGCCCTATTAACGTTGTTTGTACCTTTTCCTCGCCACCATTTTCTACTGCCCCACATTACGCCACGGGGAGGATTGAGGTTTCCCTTGGGCATCTTCCTAAGTATTCTGGCATTAGCGGGTTTAGGCCTTAAACTCCCCATCCATCAATCTCAAAAGGTGAAAGCGCTGTATACCTGTTTGGGCTTTCTTCTTTGTTGGACAACAGTGTTTATGGGAGGGCGGTTTCGTGACTTTTTCACCCCGATGCTCTTAATAGTGGTGATTCGAGCCTGCTTACTGTTCCCTTGGCGGCAGCGGTTGATAGTAGCCTCCGTCGCTTATGGTTCTTTTCTCGTCCGCTTAATGACAGGGGTACAGCGGATCCGCCCATTCCCCAGGGCAGGGCCACCCCCACCTTGGCGGGGGAGAGGACTGTCCCAAGACTTACTGGCAAGCTTGCAATTGAGAAGTGCACTTTTATTTGGGTTAGTCTTGGTCTTTGTCTTGTTGATGGTGGGGGCGCTTTTGACGGAACACCAGAGTCGGACAGAATTAGCTGCGGCCAACCAACGCCTACGGCAATATGCCCTAATGATTGAAAATCAAGCCACTCTGCAGGAGCGAAATCGAATTGCCCGAGAAATGCATGATTCCGTTGGTCATTCCCTCACGGCTCAAAGTATTCAGCTGGAGAATGTGGACGTATGGATGGCCACTGATCGGGCCAAAGCTTCAGATCACTTGGCGAAAGCGCGATCTTTGGGAAAAGAGGCTCTTCAAAATGTCCGCCATACCGTTGCCACCTTGCGGAATAATCCCCTTCAAGGCCAGTCCTTGTCCCAAGCACTATCCAATCTGACCCAAGAATTTGAACGAACCACATCGATTCAGGTCCAATTCGCTACCCACCTTGAGACGCCAGTCCCTAGAGAAATGGCTGCGGCCCTCTATCGTTTAGTACAAGAAGCCCTCACCAATGTTTCAAAACACAGCGAAGCGACCCAAGTTACGATTGAGCTAACGGAGCAAGAAATGGAACTGTTCCTCAACATTTCTGACAATGGCAAAGGGTTTCTACCCGAGAAAAATACCACCGGCTTTGGTCTCCAAGGGATGCAGGAACGGACAGTCGCCTTGGGTGGCCTATTCGAACTCCAAAGCCAACCTCAAACAGGCTGCCATATTCAGATCACAATTCCTCGATTAGGAGAAGCGTAATGATTCGAGTGATGTTGGTAGATGATCAAGGGATTGTGCGGGAAGGGCTCTCTAGTCTGCTTAACACTAAACCGGATTTAGAAGTTGTGGGTGAGGCGGAGAACGGTCAAGTTGCCCTTGAGAAAGCTTTGGAAATTCAACCCGATATTATCCTGATGGATATGCGTATGCCGGTGATGGATGGAGTCGCTGCGACCCAAGCGATCCGGCAGCAGGCTCCTCAAATCAATATTTTGGTCTTAACCACGTTTGATGATGAGGACTATGTCTCTCAAGCCATGCGCTTAGGGGCCAAGGGCTATCTGCTTAAGGATACCCCCTCTGATGAATTAGCAGAGGCCATTCGAGCGGTTCATAAAGGGTACACTCACTTTGGCCCTGGCTTGTTTGAAAAGATGATCACAGCAACGCCAACGGTGGAAGAACCGCCCGAATTGGCAGAACTGACACCCCGAGAGACGGAAGTTTTGGCCTTAATCGCAGAGGGCCAGAGCAATCGAGAAATTGCTGAGACCC includes:
- a CDS encoding sensor histidine kinase, producing MSRLFRSNHPFHLLLYLEWILLGVALLTLFVPFPRHHFLLPHITPRGGLRFPLGIFLSILALAGLGLKLPIHQSQKVKALYTCLGFLLCWTTVFMGGRFRDFFTPMLLIVVIRACLLFPWRQRLIVASVAYGSFLVRLMTGVQRIRPFPRAGPPPPWRGRGLSQDLLASLQLRSALLFGLVLVFVLLMVGALLTEHQSRTELAAANQRLRQYALMIENQATLQERNRIAREMHDSVGHSLTAQSIQLENVDVWMATDRAKASDHLAKARSLGKEALQNVRHTVATLRNNPLQGQSLSQALSNLTQEFERTTSIQVQFATHLETPVPREMAAALYRLVQEALTNVSKHSEATQVTIELTEQEMELFLNISDNGKGFLPEKNTTGFGLQGMQERTVALGGLFELQSQPQTGCHIQITIPRLGEA
- a CDS encoding response regulator transcription factor, yielding MIRVMLVDDQGIVREGLSSLLNTKPDLEVVGEAENGQVALEKALEIQPDIILMDMRMPVMDGVAATQAIRQQAPQINILVLTTFDDEDYVSQAMRLGAKGYLLKDTPSDELAEAIRAVHKGYTHFGPGLFEKMITATPTVEEPPELAELTPRETEVLALIAEGQSNREIAETLYISERTVKNHVNSILKRLNVRDRTQAAILATNLQQR
- a CDS encoding sugar transferase, which produces MAPSSVHHQIQIVLKWVIDRTVALLALILLTPVLGMIAIAICIKMGWPPWFTQPRPGKNGQIFTFYKFRTMTNQLDGNGQLLPDEQRLTPFGQFIRKTSLDELPQLWNVLLGHMSLVGPRPLIVEYLDRYTPEQNRRHEVLPGITGLAQINGRNAISWESKFAMDVWYIDHWSLWLDCKILALTVWKVLKRDGINQEGFATSEEFMGTLDP